The window AAGTAAAGACAGCAAACCCCACTAACATCCATCTACTTTTTGAAACATCTTCGGATGTTTTAAGATGGAAAATGAGACCATGACAATATGAGACTGAGCAAAGATAGGTGATCCTTAACATGAACAAATTTTGAGGAGCCTAGTTGAGAAAGTACCTGCTTAAAGATAGTACTTGTTCCAGAGCCACTAAATCCAACTAAAAGAAGCTTCAGAAGTGTTCTCTGCTCAAGATAGTCTGGGATGCTTCTGCTAATCAGACTGTTAACTTGCTCTCCACAAGAATTCGAAGGTTTGGAAGGAACAGGTAGTGATAAGAAAGCACAAACAAGTTTCATTCCCGCCTGTTAAGTAACAAGCAGACAAATGATTCCAAATGCATTCATAAATGCGGAAAGGGAAAATTCAGGCAGAGATGAGGTTCCATATAAAGCATACCTTGCCCCAAATGTAACCTTTAGTGTTCTTCTGTCCCTCTTCTTGGTATGATCCATCCTCATTCACCCAAAAATGTGGGTTGCCAGCGCATTGAACTCCTGCCAGCTGCAATTTCAACGAAATGTCTCTATACTAAAACCCTTGACATTAAATcattcaaaacaaacaaaaagaagagcATGTACTGGAACTCAACCTGCAACATCCTAAGCTCAACTTTTGTGATCTCCCGGCCATTCATGAAAACCTGTGTGTTTCCATTGCTAGCATTTGCATTAATTGGACCCCCAACATTCAAATGAGGACTTATAATCTGGGAAGGCTTTTGCCCTACctgttaaattgaaaatttgaaacaaCCATCAAAGTCCATAATAAAGAAACAAACCGTATCAAATCATGACAAGAACATAACCACCAAAAGTATTATGCTAAATTCACCTTTCCCCAAAGACCGGACACTTTATCATACCAATAGTTTCCAGGTTTCATTTTCTTAGGCGGGTTCGAACAAGTCTGCAAAACAACTAACTCCTCATGACACAGAGGTTCTCCATTCACATAAACATACTCCGGGGGCAACTGATTTGCCTCGCACAACTCCTCTGCCTTCATTATCTGTCTAACCTCCAAATTATTCAACAGCCTCTTGAGCATCCTCGAACACTTCCCTAAACTCCCACGCTTTGATTCATCAATTGGAAATCCAATACAAGTAACACACTTTCTCCCTTCTGGCATCGATCCCATCGCTCTAAGCACACAATTGATACAATACTTCGCATCGCAAACAAGACAAACTTCCTTCTCCGTGAACCTACTCCCTTTAAAACACCTATAACAACTCCCTTTCTTCCCTTTACTTCTGGCCTCTGGTTTAATCCGTAGAaccctctcctcctcctcgaAAAACCCCTCGTTGCCACCAAACCCATCATCaatatcaccaccaccaccatcatcattcgATTCAATATCGCGGAAAGTAACAACTGGGGCTTTTCTACCCTCACCATTCACCTCATTATTTGAAACCTTAACACTAGAAACACGCGAAGACGGGTACTCATCATCAACATCAGCACTACTTAAAACAGATTCATTTGACTCCCAATCTCGATTCGAAGACAATTCATTAGAAACCCTCAACTTTAGCAAACTTTCATCACGCGATTTATCATCAAAACTATTAGTACTTGAACTTGTACCAGCATCATTTGATAAACCTGAACTACTTAACTCGCTAGAAAAAACACATTCTTGCAAATTATGATCTACAGCTCTCTCTATAACGGAAGTTGGTGAAACAGTTATAGCCGCCTCTTCAGATCCACAATCCTTACCTGGGTTTTTACCGGTATTAAcagattttgggttttttctgGGATCAGAGGCGGGTAACAGAGGTTTTACTACAGGTAAAGTGATATTTTGTTGGAAATTAATGAGGGGAACTACGGCGGCGACAGGGATGTTGTTGACGTTGATTGGGACGGCGCGTGGGATGTCGTAGCCCACCGGGGGTCCGGTGTATTCAAGTGCAAATGAGCATTGAACTCCATCTTCAGTAACTGAACACattttggtaaatttttagATCAAAGTGAAGCCCTAATCTTAACctcaaagagaagaagaggaaacatttgttttttgttttggtttatgttTGGGTTGTtgggttttgaaaataaagtgaGATTctacaaaaagagaaaagaataataatgctTGGAGAAGAGGGAAATGGATGAGCTGATTGAAAGTGAAATctacaaggaaagaagaagtAGCTTGGAAGGAGAGGACAAAGTATTTGGGGGGAAGTAAGCAGGTGTTCGGGGAGAAGTAGAAAGAGAATATGTTGGGGGGAGTGAAGAAAGTGACagtagaagaagaaaaccaGGCAGCAGGAACTCCTATGCTTGCTTTATCCTTTAATGGAGTATTGTAAGCTCAATCAACCAATGttcagtattttatattttattatgtatttctttctttgattgaGATGGATTAGTCTGTAATATATTTGCCGTGATCCGTTGATTCTTAGTAGTACcattagatttaattaaatagtttaattttataatttgtcaatttgatttttttaaaaaaattaaatttcaaattaaattatataaaaattatttagaataaattatttaatttaataagctaaaaaataatttgaaaaattaataaaaatataacataacttttttaaaaaactttaagatgataaatttttttatattgagactATAATAAATTAGATCGATTTTGATCATCTTGCGACCTAGATCATATATTTcaataagtttaataactttatttttttataaataatttttatttaattttatgataatattatatgtttttaaaatcgagcatcaaccataaaaataacatttatttgagatcatgataaccctataaaaaataaaaaaataaaccatgaattacttttctcaaccaatctaatattaaaaaaaattaaattaaaaattaaaggacctaaaactaaaaaaataattattaggtTTGATCGGTAAACTCGTTAATTTGCTAACATGTTAAACTCGCAAACCAAGTAATGAATTTCATTGagattaataacttgtttttttactaaattattatttatttaactatatgataataaaaatagacgaTCACGTTATTAAAATAGACGATTGCAAAATCGAGCGTCAAACCAAtattaagacttttttttttagattatgataacttcatataaaacaaaacgaaacaaattataaaactcaattctcaattaatccaatatcgaaagataaaagtgaaaatatgagttaaaaaaaaagttaaactcgtTATATTCGTCAACAGGTCCATatactttctaaaatttaataacatgtttttttttccaaaactattttttaactatatgataaaaagaaaataaacaatcacGTAAttgagttcaattaaaaaaaaggttcacCACTAAACCCATAACCCGAGGCAACTAAGGTTATTTAGTCAAACTCTCAAACTGAATCATTGActtcataaagtttaataatttagtttttttaaaattattttttatttaactaaattttttaaaaaatagatgataccgcaatgctaatatatttttctgATACCAACTcgatattaagattttttttaatattacgataaccatataaaagataaattaaaataaattatcaactttaAATATCTATAAACACATCatttacatattaaattaaaaaaaaccactaactaaaagaaaaataaaaaaatagttaacattataaattactattgtaattaaaagattgaattgGTAAAATGGATAGAAGctctttatatgatttttagtttaattttatatgttcaCAAATATTTGATAGCCACGATTTGCACTATGTAAGTTGTGTTTTACAATCGTAtgattaagattattttttaaaatatttttatttaaagatatattaaaataatattattttatttttttaaattatttttaatatcaatgtatcaaaataatttaaaaatataaaaaaatattaatttaaagtaaaataataaaaaaaattaaatttttttcaaaataattttaaaacacaaaaataaacaatttcatGTCATCAAGAAACAGGTCAACTAACTTTATATATCACCCTAtcattttcagcttttatttatttatttattcagaaTGAAGGTCATCTAACTTTTACGTTACCCAATCAAAGGCTAATCTATAACCAGtgcaataattaaattaatttcttttctcaCCGCATCTTAACCAAAactatctatatttttaatattggtgGCATTTCTTAAGAAGCTTTGCAATCTCACCCAAAATCATAATTGAAGATCAAACTTATttatactacaaaaataattaccaaACAATTTAACAATCTCTGAATTTGGACGTCAAAgttagcatttgaataaaataaagttatatCACATGTATAAATAGACGGCGGGCACGGTCCCGTAtgtattctaattaaaattatatatatgtatatatatatatatatatatatatatatatatatatatatatatatatatatataacaagaattgatttttcttttctggacATAGAAGGAGTGTAAGATTTGTATGCATAAAGAAAATTCCCTACAATTAGAAATACGGTTAAAACCgcatttcatgaaaaaaaaaattttacttgaatttaatttttttatattttcagattattttaatgtattaatatcaaaaataattttaaaaaataaaaaaatattattttaaaatatttttaaacaaaaaaaaattttaaaaaataacaactacaatattttcaagaattttttttttgattcacgtggggtgtccgggctagcttgcgcgcaccacgactattctccacggcccactggacatcctgcaagcccagggacaGGTTAGGCACCACGGGGTGACAAACATACACATAGAGAATCGAACCCGGAACGGGACGGAACAAGTCATacgttgttaatttttttagtatataagGTGTGGGGTTGGATATGTTTTTCTTCGTTATTATTAGATAGAGGAGGTAACTGGAGGAGAGGCTGGGGATGGTGGGGCATGTGGGTGGAGGGGCACAAACTTTTGTCTTTTCCGTCGTGGGGGTGGAATCGGGGGATAGATGTGGGGCTCGGTTGGGCCCGGGGACCACCGCCACCACCCAACGGGAGGAAGAATATTGCTCTGTATTCTGCGAGGTTGGGGGCTTGATACAGTTTTTTCAGTTGTGTGCTTGGGAAGGTATGTTTTTTCCATGGGAAGTTAGGTGGGTGGTTGCTTGTTGAAAGACAAAGTTGAATTGCACTTGCACAAGGTTTTCGTGATAGCTATAGCATCTCTAATGGatatggaaaggaaaaaaaaatcaaaataatgactttgactttttctttattgattttgggTTTATAAGGGTTAATCATGTGGGatgataaaatatcttttaatgtttacgCTCTGTTACACACtgaattaaaagttaattttagtgTAAAAAGGAATtatggtaattttttatttttttttaaaaatagaaatattttaaatttttgatataattatatgataacaaaattaaaaaaaataaggaaaagtgattggataagatttgaaataaaataaaaacaatcatgaaGAACTATTAAAAAAAGCCCTTGTTAATATTTCAAGAATATGCTATAAtcctattaaaaaacaaagtaaaaattgaattggcctttattaaataatatcctaaatatatttttaatttatttatttaaataaatttcaattaaaaaatatcaagaccTGATTAggatttaaaaagaagaagaagaaatgttcTACGCCAGTGTCATTTTAccttatttgaaaaacaaatattaaaagaagtaTATTTTAGATCGAAATAGTCCAGCCTAATTAACCCATAAAATCCATAATTTTAATCATGAacttactaaaatttaataaatactaGCTATGGAGAATGTGTTACGTCACGCGCTGCACTAAAAAAGAATGTTCATGTCAtgagaaattattttgatggacaataagtaaaaactaaaatctcATAATTCGTCTTCttgcttatatttaatcaaaccaaataaaatatcataaagcgAGCATCTCatacttatatttaattaattaatttaatttaattaaaacacaaaatatcttttaaaaaacctaaatttaaaaaagattgaaaaataaaaagacttgagataattcatgtattttcaaaatcagtgaaaaatcttataggaacaaactaaaaaaaataacgaaccttaatctccaattaaaaaaatactaaatgttgagactaaaaaaacatgagctaataaaatatcatgaagtgaACATCTTatacttatatttaataatttaatttaattaaattaaaaaatagaatatcttttaaaaaagataaatttaacaaagaataaaaaataaaaagacttatgACAACTTGGGTCATTTTCAAAATCAGTGAAAAATCTTATAGGaaacagataaaaaatttaatagagtcctatctttaattaaataaatattgaaggattaaattaatataaaaaagcttaaaagaggaaaaaaaatcaagcaaactcGAGTGAATCATCCGAACCTAGGTTAATCTTCCAAACTCGCACCCCATGAAATCTTAGACCTGAGTTCAATCAAGAAACCCTCCTAATCAATTTGacgttgaagaatgaaattagaaatacaatcaatctaaaaattttgccaatgtaaaaaaattaaaataaaaaacaatgatcaaaattaatagaaaaaaattgaaagggggtgaaatcataaaaaaatttcaattataaaaattatctcaaacaaaacaaatagcaatcaaaagaacgaaaaccaaatctaatagataaaaaaaattaaaaaatacaattgaaaaaaatcccaattttataaatcaattcaaataataatcaaaacaacatgaccaaatctgaagaaaaaacaaattgaatgacTGCTTTGAAAATTTACAAGGTCATTTGGGAAAATTTAggatgagagagaaaacaaTAGGGGGAAAAAAATACCGTCGACGCTAAATCGGAAGCTATTAAGCTACATGCACCATTTAGAGATGGAGGGGCCACCAAGACGATTTGAACACCGCTATGGAAGACACCGTTTGGCCACCCGAAGCCTCTTAACACGTAACCCAAATGGTACACGAGCAGCTCACACGCTAACATGTGCAATGCATATTTcaacaactttttaaaaataatattaaaattttaaaattactaagTTTTCCCtccatcacacacacacacacacctgtGAATGAGATTTAAACTTTTTAGGGGTAATACAATCATTTTACCTtgcataaaaactaaaaatattaaaatgtcatTGGGCAccagttttataaattttgatttcaataGCAATTTAGTTATTTCACTATGTATTATAAATGCAAAAGGAATTATTTGTCCCCCATACATACGGTAATGACCAATGAAGTCCTGCGAAAAAATTCGTATTGCGATAGCTAGttatttggtttgttttgaaaatagaaaaaaatataattttaccattGATTGTTACAATAGTTTTCTCACACcttttagattttcttataatgttttaaaatttatctttcattttattataatacactaaaaatagatatttgcaATGAAGcagtataataaaattaaagataaaaacaaaaaaaaatgaattgaatttaaagttatttcaaagaggaaagaaattaaagtaaaaaaaaaaaaacccggacCCATAAACAAAGGTGGGCTAGTACGCATGGCCTATAAAATGAATGGCCACATGCGTTGGCTTGGAAGGTCATGTTCGCGCGCctgaccttttatttttttacttgactcACGTGCaggttaacttttttaaaaaaataaatcaaaccacCTATTTTTTTGTTGCGGTTAACTATGTGTTGTCTAAAAGCCTATATTTTGATCACCAAAGTgttgataagaaattaaaatgggtATTTTAGATCTAAGAAACCTtttttcaacatatatatattttttaatttaaaaacacctaataacctcaaaaaacaaaatttttaactcATAAACTCTAAAattggtaaaagaaaaaaaaagaaggaaacccacaaaatcaagtgaaaaaaaaatctatgtcaattatgatctattttttttagcaagatAAAGATAAACAACATCTAAATAAAACTATTCTCATTAAATGAAATtcatgaacataaaaaaaacaatttgttttgtCATTGAGAATTGACCAACCTTAATATTCTttcattcatcatttttttggtGACACTCCTCTTTCTTAAACCTAAagactagaaaataaataaaataaagttttggattATAATAATGTTCATTAGTCCTTGCTGAGCTGcaagttggatcaaaagtttttttttttttaacttaagaCAATATATAggcattaataattttttttagtataaaatattcttaaacagTGTGCGACTACTGTAACCTAGTTAATTTGATGAGTTCAAAAACAACTCAGAGTAtctgtaaaaatttgatttgactcaaaataatttttcaagatgatattttttataaatattaagacgGCAACATATTGAATCGATTTGGGTCAATTCAGATTAATTTGCCAATCCGGGTCAATCCGACAAATTATGTTCTTAAAATTAAgttcatggtttttattttttcaataacaataatgatgatgatgataatgatgatagtAGTAATgttagttataataataataatggttttttaaaataataataataataataatgttatttatcataataataataataataataataataataattaaatatttgttattatgtGTTAACTTAACCCTAATTAATGTTGTTACAtaactagttttttatattattttttaattttattttaatacctaaacattattttttatataaaaaaataataaagctccCTTGCAAAATATTGGAACtatggcctagtggtaagagtttggtaCTAAAAAGTTAGCTCTATCTGTGATTTCAGGTTCGAatcatgtggttgctcatatgatggtcactggaggcttatatggttgttaatttcagggcccgtgagattagtcgaggtatgcaCAAGCTGACTAGAATATCCAcgttaaactttaaaaaaaatagtaacataAATAGTACTATCCTAcgtctttttaaataaacattaattctaataaaatgAAACTCCGGAAATTATTTTTGAGGATGTTAAACTTGTGGTCAAGtatttataattgttaattcctcttttatatgatttttcccTTCATAATAGAAAACCAACCAAACTTTGGCTGGAAGTCCAGCCACAGCGTGAATTACTAAAATCAAGTTGGCTTGTCTCTATTCTCAGTACTTGGGTCCCTACATTCcttgaaatataatattttgttcCTAAGAACAAAAGCCTTATAATTTAGCTTAATTACTCaagattaaatgaaaaatgtatattttattGTAAGAGGTTAGGTTAGGGTTTCtcctgcaagaaaaataaagaatttattgTAAGAGGTCAGAAAGATGCCAAACCATTCAATTTGTGAGTTGTGCAAAGActttaacaatgaaaaaaaatgattttaaaccaTTTAGTAAGTGACTCTATGATAAAAATCTAgaactaaaaaatttacttgtaattttaaatttaaattctgtGATTACTAATATGATGACCGGAggtttatatgatcgttaacttcaggatccataaaattaatcgagatgcgCGTAAACTGATCCAAACActcacattaacaaaaaaaattaaaaaaattagattcttTTCAAGCACAAATTAAGAAACAAGAACCTTAGGGTTTAGATCCATATTTGCTTGTTGAGGTTATTATAGATTGATTGATGTTGGAAATCATggtgtaaatatttttataatatatttcttaaattaatgtttttttgatggAGACATGTTTCATGATTGAGAGAATTACTATTATGTTCAGAcgattgataataaaaaaatattgatatagaTGGACTTGAATAAATAGATGGGAgtaattaatcatgttttagaATTACAGGAACAAATGATTTCTTTAAGATCTTTATTCATCATCGTggtaataatatattataaattattttttatttaaaaatatattaaaattatttttttaaaatttatttttaatataccacatcaaaaaaatttgaaaacaaaaaaattatcataaaaaaactttaaaagctCATGAGATTATCATAGTCTAGACCACAAAATGAAATAgctaggaaaaataaatataattcctCGGCATTGAAGTTTCTCGAGCTTTAATTAACAAAAGATTCTATCAAGTTCACTATCAAATATACTTTCGGTGGTAAGGAATCTTCAAACATTTACATAGTTTGGCTCACACTTCTTAGTTCCTACACAGTTTATCCGAAAACCATCCCTTTAATACATCAATCATACATCAAGCTTCAAAACAAGGAGCAGAAACTCATCAGAGGTAGAATTTCTAACAGTAGCTTTCAGTACTGACAATGCTCTGCTAGAttctttcctccttttcttAAGCAATTGTATTACTTATGAAATCACACTTTTTTTGATTTGATGGAAGTTGCAAGCAGAAGATAAcagaggaaaaaagaataaaggaaAGCAATCTGTAAAAACTCAACAGCATGAccacaaatcaattttttttttcatgtgattgaACTGCAATAACAAATGAAGTGGGTATTTCACAAGCTCTGTGCGTACAAGAACATGGGCACTAACACTTGTGTTCTTCAAATTGCGGGATAAGAAATGAGAATTTGCAATTTCATTTTTTCAGCTTTCAGTTTCTAaggaaaaactaataaaacccAAATCCGCCACCAGATAATGAAAGGTAACAAATTACATTTAGACACGAACAAGCAAGCAGTCAAAcccttttgtttcctttaattCTGTACATCGTTAACCCTGCTCTGAGATGGGAAGCTTGGAGCTGCTGGCAGTGAGCTTGGTATGGCGATAGGAGCACTGCTAGCGCATCCTTTCCACGCCATTGGAGGTGAGTTTTCAGATACTCTCCACATCTTCACAGATTTATCTAGACTACCACTATACAAAATCCATCGCCTCCCGCTGGACGCTGACTCGTCATCTCTCTCTGCTGCCAAGCACTTAACAGGTCCATTGTGGCCTGTTAACAATGACAAGCACGTGTGATCAATTCCCATTCTCCTCCACACACATATTCCCATATCAGCTGAGCCACTAAGCACAAGGTTCCCTGCTGTAATCAAGCACAGCACGGCCAATTTATGACCTCTTAAAACACCACCATGAGATAAATGGTTTTCACGCCCCCAGAAGTTAACAAGCCCATCTGATGAGCCACAATAGACAACTGTGGTATCAGGATTAACTGCCACTGCTGTAACGGCACATTCTTGTTTCAGCAACGTTTGTGAAAAGAAATGTTTGGTTCCTTTCCCTTGTAATTCTCTCCTCCAAACCTTGACAGTTCCATCTGCTGATCCTGTGAAGACTAGACCATCGTATCCGGCTACGATTGAATTAACAGAATCATCATGAGCAATGACTGATTCAATGCATCTGGAATTGGAAATTCTCCAAACTTTGAAGGTCTTGTCCCATGATGATGAATAAAGAAATGTCTTATCTTCGCTTAAGCTAAGACATGAAATTGCGTCATAGTGTCTGAACCATACCGAATTCTTATGACGTCTAACTTCAAAATAATTACCTGTTTTCATCGAGTTCTTGATGTAATCCTTCATGGTTGGTAAGGTGCCTACACGTTTATGAACACTTGGATCCTTGGAAGATACCTTCCATACCCTTATTTTACCATCTTGATGGCCTGTAAATATTCTTTCACCAGATATCACAATTGCTTTAACCAATCCACTATTCGATTTAAAACCCGCAAACTCCTTCTGATTCCTCCAAACCCTAATATTCTTGCTATCAGAACCTGTATACAGAACATCACCAGATGTAGCCAAGGAATAAATATGACCTTCTTCACGTACTAGGGATCCCATTAGCACATTAGGAGAGGAATTATCATCATTGTCTTCAAAAGGAACGTTGACGTTCGTCTGAGAGGACCACGGAGACTTGTCCATTGGAGAGGAAGAAGAACGATCATTATAAGGCGAGCTCGAGTTGGAATTTGTTAAGAACTGATCTTGTCTATTTCTTGTATTGTAAATGTCATCGTCGTCTTCAAGAAGGTTTGTGTTCTTGATTCTGCTAAATTTATGCACGCTAATGTCTTCAGAGAAGATGCGCGCTCCTCTTGATGAGCTCGCTTTTCTTGAACCTTTCTTTAGCATTAAAGAGTTTATGTTTCGATTAGCTGTAAATAAGGTGAAAGAAGAACaactatagaaaaataaaaagaagcttTGTATGATATTCACAAACAGAGAATAAAGAGGGTAGCCAGGTATGATGAAATCCGAGAGCAAAGAGTAAACAAAAAGGCCTAAAGAGGAGAGGATTATGAGTTTATTCCTGACTGTCTATGAAACTGGAATTAGTGGCAGgcccattttctttttgttgctaGCAGATTGACATCTTTTTTGCAGCTACTCGGTTAAAATTACAGTTTATCTAATTAGGTTATTATATTCCAGCCATGCTTGCCATGCagactatttttgtttttggaaattaTAGTCAATAGGGTAGCTAGCTTAGGACACGAATTAGGCCACCAGGCTGTGTTAAACTTAAAAAGGATAATGGATTTATGATTTCATGTTATTATCAGGTTCTTCAACGGTAAAAAAGGGATAATTGGTGGTGTTAAAACAAGGGTGCTTCTAAAAGGAACAACAGGTGACAGATTTTGGGTGTAATAAGAGGCAGAACCGACTTTGACTTGGTCAATCGACAAAATTATAGTTCATGGTTAATTGATTTAGgctttttgtttggatttgtaGATTGCCATCTGAGGAAAGACTCTACTTTTTTCAGAATTGAATTTGTTGTTTACAACACAATTACAACACAATTACAACACTGATGAAGAACACATTCATGATTTCAGTCGCCAAATTTGTGGGGGAAAAGCCTTCCCTTGGTAGGGATTGATTCCGCGATAGTAGATAACATGCCTCTTGAATCGCCTCTTGAATCTTAAGCCGAACATTAACACCGTCTTTTTTTACTCTATCTCATTCCGAATAGGAaaccccacacacacacacacacacacacacaaaaggaATCCAAAAtcttctataaaattaatttcatcttgatccaacggtcggataaaaaatattcttgataaCGTAAAGTTATgcattatgaa is drawn from Populus nigra chromosome 5, ddPopNigr1.1, whole genome shotgun sequence and contains these coding sequences:
- the LOC133694319 gene encoding extra-large guanine nucleotide-binding protein 1-like, whose amino-acid sequence is MCSVTEDGVQCSFALEYTGPPVGYDIPRAVPINVNNIPVAAVVPLINFQQNITLPVVKPLLPASDPRKNPKSVNTGKNPGKDCGSEEAAITVSPTSVIERAVDHNLQECVFSSELSSSGLSNDAGTSSSTNSFDDKSRDESLLKLRVSNELSSNRDWESNESVLSSADVDDEYPSSRVSSVKVSNNEVNGEGRKAPVVTFRDIESNDDGGGGDIDDGFGGNEGFFEEEERVLRIKPEARSKGKKGSCYRCFKGSRFTEKEVCLVCDAKYCINCVLRAMGSMPEGRKCVTCIGFPIDESKRGSLGKCSRMLKRLLNNLEVRQIMKAEELCEANQLPPEYVYVNGEPLCHEELVVLQTCSNPPKKMKPGNYWYDKVSGLWGKVGQKPSQIISPHLNVGGPINANASNGNTQVFMNGREITKVELRMLQLAGVQCAGNPHFWVNEDGSYQEEGQKNTKGYIWGKAGMKLVCAFLSLPVPSKPSNSCGEQVNSLISRSIPDYLEQRTLLKLLLVGFSGSGTSTIFKQAKILYKPVPFTEDERENIKLTIQSNVYGYLGILLEGRDRFEEESLTAVTKEQSTDETEHIGSTSNTNHQTIYSIGPRLKAFSDWLLKTMVSGNLEAIFPAATREYAPLVEELLKDEAIQATYKRRNELEMLPSVSSYFLERAVDILRTDYEPSDLDILYAEGVTSSNGLACLDFSYPQSASDDNYDTEDQHDTLLRYQLISVHSRGLGENCKWLEMFEDVGMVIFCVAMNDYDQYAVDGNGLSTNKMLLSRKFFESIVTHPTFEQMDFLLILNKFDLFEEKIERVPLTQCEWFDDFHPVISSHRSNSNSNSINTSPSLGQLGAHYMAVKFKRLYSLLTGRKLYASVVKGLVPDSVDAALKYAREIMKWDEEKPNFSLSEYSMYSTEASSYSP
- the LOC133694423 gene encoding protein JINGUBANG-like — translated: MLKKGSRKASSSRGARIFSEDISVHKFSRIKNTNLLEDDDDIYNTRNRQDQFLTNSNSSSPYNDRSSSSPMDKSPWSSQTNVNVPFEDNDDNSSPNVLMGSLVREEGHIYSLATSGDVLYTGSDSKNIRVWRNQKEFAGFKSNSGLVKAIVISGERIFTGHQDGKIRVWKVSSKDPSVHKRVGTLPTMKDYIKNSMKTGNYFEVRRHKNSVWFRHYDAISCLSLSEDKTFLYSSSWDKTFKVWRISNSRCIESVIAHDDSVNSIVAGYDGLVFTGSADGTVKVWRRELQGKGTKHFFSQTLLKQECAVTAVAVNPDTTVVYCGSSDGLVNFWGRENHLSHGGVLRGHKLAVLCLITAGNLVLSGSADMGICVWRRMGIDHTCLSLLTGHNGPVKCLAAERDDESASSGRRWILYSGSLDKSVKMWRVSENSPPMAWKGCASSAPIAIPSSLPAAPSFPSQSRVNDVQN